From Variovorax sp. J2L1-78, the proteins below share one genomic window:
- the mprF gene encoding bifunctional lysylphosphatidylglycerol flippase/synthetase MprF: MESAPAKPLATPALWLGAWWPRLRPWLLAAAGLALCALMAKALHGFMNEVRYDEVMKAVSATPDLNIAMAVLATALSYLILAGYDFSALGYAHAKVPRPTVFVTSFVAYALSNTIGLGPLTGGAIRTRMYTAAGLTPHQIAQVIVFNLIAFGLGITAFGALSLLWGAREVAPLLHLPAVLLQAAAAAALLALGAFLWLCTRRRVLSIGPRWTMRLPTAGLAVRQLVISAVELCTSAAALWFLLPDGQISLPTFIIFYAIAIAAGIVSHVPGGVGVFEAVMLLATQSHMATDAMLGALLLNRGIYYVLPLVVATALVVAYEVRSGVAAPIARAAVRLSPRLLAALALVAGIWLLVSGVTPLTEDAKDLLATLHVPLPLIEASHFLGSIAGLGFVLVARGLFHRLDAAWWAAFVLSVISAVLALPKGIALNEAALLSTLAVLLLMSRRQFDRPSSLFAQRLEPGWLLTLAGVLIACTWLLVFAYQEVRYTNRLWWQFELDAEAPRSLRALLAVELAALALGLWQLLRPTASSPLARPTVAELDRAAAIVRANPSSEGCYALTGDKQLMFSPSGNSFLMFGRQGRSWISLFGPIGDKREWADLVWRFVELATSNGGRPAFYQVRPSTLPLYLDCGLHAFKLGEYAQIELQDFNLKGAKRANLRAGMNRGEREGLVFEVLAPAQVDAVMAELRAVSDAWLERQATREKGFSVGRFDEDYLRRLPVAVVRREGRVIAFASLQMTEAAEDAGVDLMRYAPDAPPGTMDYLFAKVLLHMQERGFRSFGLGMSPMAGMATRPRAPRWQRLGRLLFTYGERFYSFRGLYNYKDKFEPSWEARYLTAPGGISPLLVLADVAALIGDGGQPPEAASKFSMKKPFRKHGVRELCLLAICSIALLVPALSRAQAQPLAAPSASTVSHGQFDNILLLRPAGAVQQFVMLFTGGEAPAPGDRQLADAMVARGAMVALVPLDPFYRRLMADSQVSKCVYGGGSVDNFARHVQAQDRMQTYIEPILVGTGAAAAFPYVLLAQSPADNFTGALSVGFCPRMSLPMPLCTANEFKFHTAADKGIEFQPATRLVAPWSATPPAPPAACPATSQAASPAGFVKAVPGATWVVPSAATPAGAVPAEFVAAYEQLASKRAAIGPPPTQLSDLPVVEVPAKTPGKRFAVLISGDGGWASIDKALAAALAKDGVPVVGIDSLRYFWKARTPEGLTEDMDRVIRYYAARWQRSEVVFIGFSQGADVLPFVYNRLPQRTKDSIKLNVLLAPGQKAAFEFHVANWLGKSGDKPILPEAVKLKAANTVCFYGTDEKADALCPLLDTSQTRTVAMPGGHHLGGDYDALAAQMLGFLPR, encoded by the coding sequence ATGGAATCCGCTCCCGCCAAGCCCCTTGCGACGCCAGCCCTCTGGCTCGGTGCCTGGTGGCCGCGCCTGCGTCCCTGGCTGCTGGCCGCCGCGGGCCTGGCGCTGTGTGCGTTGATGGCCAAGGCGCTGCACGGCTTCATGAACGAGGTGCGTTACGACGAGGTGATGAAGGCGGTGTCGGCCACGCCGGACCTGAACATCGCGATGGCCGTGCTGGCGACCGCGCTGAGCTACCTGATCCTGGCCGGCTACGATTTTTCCGCTCTCGGCTATGCCCACGCCAAGGTGCCGCGCCCGACGGTGTTCGTCACCTCCTTCGTGGCCTATGCACTGTCGAACACCATCGGCCTGGGGCCGCTGACCGGTGGCGCCATCCGCACGCGGATGTACACCGCCGCCGGGCTCACGCCGCACCAGATCGCGCAGGTCATCGTCTTCAACCTGATCGCCTTCGGCCTCGGCATCACGGCCTTCGGCGCGCTGAGCCTGCTGTGGGGCGCTCGCGAGGTCGCGCCGCTGCTGCACCTGCCGGCCGTGCTGCTGCAGGCCGCCGCCGCGGCGGCACTGCTGGCGCTGGGCGCCTTCCTGTGGCTCTGCACGCGGCGGCGGGTGCTCAGCATCGGCCCGCGCTGGACGATGCGGCTGCCGACGGCGGGGCTGGCGGTGCGTCAGCTGGTCATCTCGGCGGTCGAGCTGTGCACCTCGGCGGCGGCGTTGTGGTTCCTGCTGCCCGACGGGCAGATCAGCCTGCCGACCTTCATCATCTTCTACGCGATCGCCATCGCCGCCGGCATCGTGAGCCACGTGCCGGGCGGTGTCGGCGTGTTCGAGGCGGTGATGCTGCTGGCCACCCAGTCGCACATGGCCACCGACGCGATGCTCGGCGCGCTGCTGCTCAACCGGGGGATCTACTACGTGCTGCCGCTGGTGGTGGCCACGGCCCTGGTCGTCGCCTACGAAGTGCGGTCGGGCGTGGCCGCCCCCATCGCGCGGGCCGCGGTGCGCCTGAGCCCCCGGCTGCTGGCCGCCCTCGCGCTGGTCGCGGGCATCTGGCTGCTGGTGTCGGGCGTCACGCCGCTCACCGAAGATGCCAAGGACCTGCTGGCCACGCTGCACGTGCCGCTGCCGTTGATCGAGGCCTCGCACTTCCTGGGCAGCATTGCCGGGCTGGGCTTCGTGCTGGTGGCGCGCGGCCTGTTTCACCGGCTCGATGCCGCCTGGTGGGCCGCCTTCGTGCTGTCGGTGATCTCCGCGGTGCTCGCCCTGCCCAAGGGGATCGCGTTGAACGAGGCCGCGCTGCTGTCGACGCTGGCCGTGCTGCTGCTGATGTCGCGGCGGCAGTTCGACCGGCCCTCCTCGCTGTTCGCCCAGCGCCTGGAGCCCGGCTGGCTGCTCACGCTGGCCGGGGTGCTGATCGCCTGCACCTGGCTGCTGGTCTTCGCCTACCAGGAGGTGCGCTACACCAACCGCCTGTGGTGGCAGTTCGAGCTCGACGCGGAGGCACCGCGCTCGCTGCGCGCGCTGCTCGCCGTCGAACTGGCGGCGCTGGCCTTGGGCCTCTGGCAACTGCTGCGGCCGACGGCCAGCAGCCCCCTGGCGCGTCCGACGGTCGCAGAGCTCGACCGCGCCGCCGCGATCGTGCGGGCGAACCCGTCCTCGGAAGGCTGCTACGCGCTGACCGGCGACAAGCAGCTGATGTTCTCGCCCTCGGGCAACAGCTTCCTCATGTTCGGCCGGCAAGGGCGTTCGTGGATATCGCTCTTCGGGCCCATCGGCGACAAACGCGAGTGGGCCGACCTGGTGTGGCGCTTCGTCGAACTCGCGACCTCCAATGGCGGCCGGCCGGCCTTCTACCAGGTGCGGCCGTCCACCCTGCCGCTCTACCTGGACTGCGGCCTGCACGCCTTCAAGCTCGGCGAGTACGCACAGATCGAACTGCAGGACTTCAACCTCAAGGGCGCCAAGCGCGCCAACCTGCGCGCGGGCATGAACCGCGGCGAGCGCGAGGGCCTGGTGTTCGAGGTGCTCGCCCCGGCGCAGGTCGACGCCGTGATGGCCGAGCTGCGCGCCGTGTCCGACGCCTGGCTCGAGCGCCAGGCCACGCGCGAGAAAGGCTTCTCGGTCGGCCGTTTCGACGAGGACTACCTGCGCCGCCTGCCGGTGGCCGTGGTGCGGCGCGAGGGCCGCGTGATCGCCTTCGCCAGCCTGCAGATGACCGAGGCCGCCGAGGACGCGGGTGTCGACCTGATGCGCTACGCGCCCGACGCACCGCCCGGCACCATGGACTACCTTTTCGCCAAGGTCCTGCTGCACATGCAGGAGCGCGGCTTTCGCAGCTTCGGCCTGGGCATGTCGCCCATGGCTGGCATGGCCACGCGCCCGCGCGCACCGCGCTGGCAGCGGCTCGGCCGGCTGCTCTTCACCTACGGCGAGCGCTTCTACAGCTTCCGCGGCCTGTACAACTACAAGGACAAGTTCGAGCCGAGCTGGGAAGCGCGCTACCTCACCGCGCCGGGCGGCATCTCGCCGCTGCTGGTGCTGGCCGACGTGGCGGCGCTGATCGGCGACGGCGGCCAGCCGCCCGAAGCCGCCTCGAAGTTCTCGATGAAGAAGCCATTCAGGAAGCACGGCGTGCGCGAGCTTTGCCTGCTCGCGATCTGCAGCATCGCGCTGCTGGTGCCGGCCCTCAGTCGTGCCCAGGCCCAGCCGCTGGCGGCGCCCTCGGCCAGCACCGTGTCGCACGGACAGTTCGACAACATCCTGCTGCTGCGCCCGGCCGGTGCGGTGCAGCAGTTCGTGATGCTCTTCACGGGCGGCGAAGCGCCCGCGCCGGGCGACCGCCAGCTGGCCGACGCGATGGTCGCGCGCGGCGCCATGGTGGCGCTGGTGCCGCTCGACCCGTTCTACCGCCGGCTCATGGCCGACAGCCAGGTGTCCAAGTGCGTCTACGGGGGCGGCTCGGTCGACAACTTCGCGCGCCACGTCCAGGCGCAGGACCGGATGCAGACCTACATCGAGCCGATCCTGGTCGGCACGGGCGCTGCCGCGGCCTTTCCCTATGTGCTACTGGCCCAGTCACCCGCGGACAACTTCACTGGCGCGCTGTCGGTCGGCTTCTGCCCGCGCATGAGCCTGCCGATGCCACTGTGCACCGCCAACGAATTCAAGTTCCACACCGCCGCCGACAAGGGCATCGAGTTCCAGCCGGCCACGCGCCTGGTTGCACCCTGGAGCGCAACACCGCCAGCGCCCCCTGCCGCCTGCCCGGCCACGTCGCAGGCCGCCTCCCCGGCCGGCTTCGTCAAGGCCGTGCCCGGTGCGACCTGGGTCGTGCCTTCGGCCGCCACGCCGGCCGGTGCGGTGCCTGCCGAGTTCGTCGCGGCCTACGAGCAGCTCGCGTCGAAGCGCGCCGCCATCGGTCCACCGCCGACCCAACTGTCCGACTTGCCGGTGGTCGAGGTGCCGGCCAAGACGCCGGGCAAGCGCTTCGCGGTGCTGATCTCGGGCGACGGCGGCTGGGCCTCCATCGACAAGGCGCTGGCCGCGGCGCTCGCGAAGGACGGCGTGCCGGTGGTCGGCATCGATTCGCTGCGCTACTTCTGGAAGGCCCGCACGCCCGAGGGCCTGACCGAGGACATGGACCGCGTGATCCGCTACTACGCCGCGCGCTGGCAGCGCAGCGAGGTCGTCTTCATCGGCTTCAGCCAGGGCGCCGACGTGCTGCCCTTCGTCTACAACCGGCTGCCGCAGCGCACGAAGGACAGCATCAAGCTGAACGTGCTCTTGGCGCCCGGCCAGAAGGCGGCTTTCGAATTCCATGTGGCCAACTGGCTCGGCAAGAGCGGCGACAAGCCGATCCTCCCGGAGGCCGTCAAGCTCAAGGCCGCCAACACGGTGTGCTTCTACGGCACCGACGAGAAGGCCGATGCGCTGTGCCCGCTGCTCGATACGTCGCAGACCCGCACCGTCGCGATGCCCGGCGGCCACCACCTGGGCGGCGACTACGACGCCCTGGCCGCGCAGATGCTGGGCTTCCTGCCGCGGTAG
- a CDS encoding ABC transporter permease, which yields MSDLLDILANASFWVATLRIATPLIFGTLGVLLCERAGVLNLGIEGIMVAGAFAGWLAVYAGAPLWVGVGVAALTGMAFGLLHAFLTVGLALSQHVSGLGITLLATALSYYGYRVSFPKVNTPPTITPFAPMEWLPIPVLGAQTPLTLLALALVPAVAWVLYRTPVGLAVRMVGENPQAAEGQGVSVAATRTGAIVAGSALMGVAGSFLTLSAFNAFFFNMVNGRGWICVALVVFASWRPGKALLGALLFAFFDALQLRLQQSGDAVLPYQLYLMLPYLLSILALVLVARKASYPQALMKPYRKGER from the coding sequence ATGAGCGACCTGCTCGACATCCTGGCCAACGCGTCCTTCTGGGTCGCGACGCTGCGCATCGCCACGCCGCTGATCTTCGGCACGCTGGGCGTGCTGCTGTGCGAGCGCGCCGGCGTGCTCAACCTCGGCATCGAGGGGATCATGGTCGCGGGCGCCTTTGCCGGCTGGCTGGCGGTGTACGCCGGTGCCCCACTGTGGGTCGGCGTCGGCGTGGCGGCGCTCACCGGCATGGCATTCGGGCTGCTGCACGCCTTTCTCACCGTCGGGCTCGCGCTGTCGCAGCACGTCTCCGGGCTGGGCATCACGCTGCTGGCGACCGCGCTCAGCTACTACGGCTACCGCGTCAGCTTTCCGAAGGTGAACACGCCGCCGACGATCACGCCCTTCGCGCCGATGGAATGGCTCCCCATCCCGGTACTCGGCGCGCAGACGCCGCTCACGCTGCTGGCGCTGGCGCTGGTGCCCGCGGTGGCGTGGGTGCTCTATCGCACGCCGGTCGGGCTGGCGGTGCGCATGGTCGGCGAGAACCCGCAGGCGGCCGAAGGCCAGGGCGTGTCGGTCGCGGCCACGCGCACCGGCGCCATCGTCGCGGGGTCGGCGCTGATGGGCGTGGCGGGGTCCTTCCTCACCTTATCGGCCTTCAATGCGTTTTTCTTCAACATGGTGAACGGCCGCGGCTGGATCTGCGTGGCGCTGGTCGTGTTCGCGTCGTGGCGCCCGGGCAAGGCGCTGCTCGGCGCCCTGCTCTTCGCCTTCTTCGACGCGCTGCAGTTGCGCCTGCAGCAATCGGGCGACGCCGTGCTGCCCTACCAGCTCTACCTGATGCTGCCGTACCTGCTGTCGATCCTGGCGCTGGTGCTGGTGGCACGCAAGGCCAGCTACCCCCAGGCGCTGATGAAGCCCTACCGCAAGGGCGAGCGCTGA
- a CDS encoding cyclophilin-like fold protein encodes MKIHLKLDGRVIPATLADNDAAHAFAAMLPLAITLHGLFGREKFGPLPGAMPAAERHTQAYEVGDIVCWSAGPDLAILHAQDGQALSGGFHVLGRIDAGAEAFGARGPLDVRIELADDDDDVALPGGSAADPAYRGRKPSICAARAS; translated from the coding sequence ATGAAGATTCATCTGAAGCTCGATGGCCGGGTCATTCCCGCCACCCTGGCCGACAACGACGCGGCCCACGCCTTCGCGGCCATGCTGCCGCTCGCGATCACGCTGCACGGCCTGTTCGGCCGCGAGAAGTTCGGCCCGCTGCCGGGCGCCATGCCGGCGGCGGAACGGCATACGCAGGCCTACGAGGTGGGCGACATCGTCTGCTGGTCGGCCGGGCCGGACCTCGCGATCCTGCACGCCCAGGACGGCCAGGCGCTCAGCGGTGGCTTCCATGTGCTCGGCCGCATCGACGCGGGGGCCGAGGCTTTCGGCGCGCGCGGTCCGCTGGACGTGCGCATCGAGCTGGCGGACGACGATGACGACGTGGCACTGCCGGGCGGCAGCGCTGCCGATCCTGCCTACCGCGGCAGGAAGCCCAGCATCTGCGCGGCCAGGGCGTCGTAG
- a CDS encoding YbaN family protein yields the protein MPRQGDPPPPRPAIRPLPRAARWLLLAFAGLCLVLAVIGVILPGMPATVFLLMAAWAAARSSPRLHAWLLEHRLFGPMLRDWENGHCVSRRAKWSATATMAVGAVVLVWAAYRPWIAAVGIGCMAVVLAWLWRRPEPAV from the coding sequence ATGCCCCGCCAAGGAGATCCCCCGCCCCCACGCCCCGCCATCCGGCCGCTGCCGCGCGCGGCGCGCTGGCTGCTGCTCGCCTTCGCCGGCCTGTGCCTGGTGCTCGCCGTCATCGGCGTGATCCTGCCCGGTATGCCGGCCACCGTGTTCCTGCTGATGGCGGCCTGGGCCGCAGCGCGCAGCTCGCCCCGTCTGCATGCCTGGCTGCTGGAGCACCGCTTGTTCGGCCCGATGCTGCGCGACTGGGAAAACGGCCACTGCGTGAGCCGACGCGCCAAATGGAGCGCCACCGCCACCATGGCCGTCGGCGCCGTCGTGCTGGTGTGGGCCGCCTACCGCCCCTGGATCGCCGCCGTCGGCATCGGCTGCATGGCGGTCGTGCTGGCGTGGCTGTGGCGGCGGCCGGAGCCGGCGGTCTGA
- a CDS encoding AraC family transcriptional regulator, whose product MLTSTPPSLRAERPIDQMQVTVMRAELAATIDRLTRVDGSHETAIPRLALARFSQMQHPVHAMYEPAFCVLAQGSKRVLLGNEVYIYDGSRYLVASQNLPVSGQVIDASPESPYLGLRLLFDVKDIAALALEFGLGDTSPPSAPERGIFTGELSTTLLDPVLRLVKLLDTPEDVPALAPLISREILYRVLRSPDGWRLAQMAVVDSHSQRIAQAIGLLSQRFREPLRIEDLADAIHMSVSSLHQHFKAVTSMSPLQFQKQLRLQESRRIMISERLDAATAGHRVGYESQSQFNREYSRFFGLPPARDVKRLREMQLGQLGR is encoded by the coding sequence ATGCTGACATCCACCCCTCCATCGCTGCGCGCCGAGCGTCCCATCGACCAGATGCAGGTCACGGTGATGCGGGCCGAACTGGCCGCGACCATCGACCGCCTGACGCGGGTGGACGGTTCGCACGAAACCGCGATTCCGCGGCTCGCGCTGGCGCGGTTCTCGCAGATGCAGCACCCGGTGCATGCCATGTACGAGCCGGCCTTCTGCGTGCTGGCGCAGGGCAGCAAGCGCGTGCTGCTCGGCAACGAGGTCTACATCTACGACGGCAGCCGCTACCTCGTGGCCTCGCAGAACCTGCCAGTGTCGGGGCAGGTGATCGACGCCTCGCCCGAGTCGCCGTACCTGGGCCTGCGCCTGCTCTTCGACGTGAAGGACATCGCCGCCCTCGCACTCGAGTTCGGTCTGGGCGACACGTCGCCCCCCAGTGCGCCGGAGCGCGGCATCTTCACCGGCGAGCTGTCGACCACGCTGCTCGACCCGGTGCTGCGCCTGGTCAAGCTGCTGGACACGCCGGAGGATGTGCCCGCGCTCGCACCGTTGATCTCGCGCGAGATCCTCTATCGCGTGCTGCGCTCGCCCGACGGCTGGCGGCTCGCCCAGATGGCCGTGGTCGACAGCCACAGCCAGCGCATCGCCCAGGCCATCGGCCTGCTGTCGCAACGTTTTCGCGAGCCCCTGCGCATCGAGGACCTGGCCGACGCGATCCACATGAGCGTGTCGTCGCTGCACCAGCATTTCAAGGCGGTGACGTCGATGAGCCCGCTGCAGTTCCAGAAGCAGCTGCGGCTGCAGGAGTCACGCCGCATCATGATCAGCGAGCGCCTGGACGCCGCCACCGCCGGCCATCGCGTGGGGTATGAAAGCCAGTCGCAGTTCAACCGTGAGTACAGCCGTTTCTTCGGCCTGCCGCCGGCACGCGACGTCAAGCGATTGCGTGAGATGCAACTGGGGCAGTTGGGCCGCTGA
- a CDS encoding substrate-binding domain-containing protein — translation MAPTASITRPITRRFALLAGALALAGCTGLGGKPVGTDIHVMTSGGFTAAYNELRPDFEQRSGHTVKTAYGASMGDAADSIPSRLGRGEPADVVILARSALDALVKDGKVVAGSQVDLVRSSIGFAVKRGAPRPDISTVEALKRTLLAAPSIAYSASASGTYYETELLKNLGIEAQVKPKSRRILSERVGTVVARGDAALGLQQVSELLPIEGIDYIGPLPAEVQRVTVFSAGVATGSKQPAAAAELIRYLASPAAAPTIAKTGLEPVTAK, via the coding sequence ATGGCACCCACTGCTTCGATCACGCGCCCGATCACTCGTCGCTTCGCCCTCCTGGCCGGTGCCCTCGCGCTGGCCGGCTGCACCGGCCTCGGCGGCAAGCCGGTCGGCACCGACATCCACGTGATGACCTCGGGTGGTTTCACCGCCGCCTACAACGAGCTGCGACCGGACTTCGAGCAGCGATCGGGCCACACGGTGAAGACCGCCTATGGCGCGTCCATGGGCGACGCCGCCGACTCGATTCCCAGCCGCCTCGGCCGCGGCGAGCCGGCGGACGTCGTGATCCTCGCGCGCTCGGCGCTCGACGCGCTGGTGAAGGACGGCAAGGTCGTCGCCGGCAGCCAGGTCGACCTGGTGCGCTCGTCGATCGGCTTCGCCGTGAAACGCGGCGCACCCCGGCCCGACATCTCGACGGTGGAGGCACTCAAGCGCACGCTGCTGGCGGCGCCGTCCATCGCCTATTCGGCCAGCGCGAGCGGCACCTACTACGAGACCGAGCTGTTGAAGAACCTCGGCATCGAGGCGCAGGTCAAGCCCAAGAGCCGGCGCATCCTGAGCGAGCGCGTGGGCACCGTGGTAGCGCGAGGTGACGCGGCGCTGGGCCTGCAGCAGGTGAGCGAGCTGCTGCCGATCGAGGGCATCGACTACATCGGCCCGCTGCCGGCCGAGGTGCAGCGCGTGACCGTGTTCTCGGCCGGCGTGGCGACCGGGTCGAAGCAACCCGCGGCGGCCGCCGAACTCATCCGCTACCTGGCATCGCCGGCCGCCGCGCCCACCATCGCCAAGACCGGCCTGGAGCCCGTCACGGCCAAGTGA
- a CDS encoding ABC transporter permease, producing the protein MRLERRHETSRAALVLAPIGAVAFTLAISALLVLWAGAPVGRTYALLLQGGFGSVFAWSETLTRAIPLILTGLAATVAFKARLFNIGAEGQLYAGALAAVAVGGMHGGTGFEASPWLLFPLMMVAAALAGALMLLGPALMKNRLGVDEVVTTLLINFIVLLAVSALLDGPMKDPTAMGWPQSVSLQSDLELNKLIAQTRVHTGLLWAVSLAVIVWAIFKHTVLGFDIRAVGANARAAAFAGVPVTRTVVMVALLSGALAGLAGAIEVAGRTSYVTLDMSPGYGYTGIVIAMLAGLHPLGVIAAGVFVAGVLVGADTMSRAVGVPTYIADVIVAASLIAVLVATLLTQYRVRRT; encoded by the coding sequence ATGAGGCTCGAACGCCGCCATGAAACATCGCGCGCCGCGCTGGTGCTCGCACCGATCGGCGCGGTCGCCTTCACCCTCGCCATCAGCGCGCTGCTGGTGCTGTGGGCCGGCGCGCCGGTCGGGCGCACCTATGCGCTGCTGCTGCAGGGCGGCTTCGGTTCGGTGTTCGCGTGGAGCGAGACGCTCACGCGCGCCATCCCGCTGATCCTCACCGGCCTGGCCGCGACCGTCGCCTTCAAGGCGCGGCTCTTCAACATCGGCGCCGAGGGCCAGCTCTATGCGGGGGCGCTTGCCGCGGTGGCCGTGGGCGGCATGCATGGCGGCACCGGTTTCGAGGCGTCGCCCTGGCTGTTGTTTCCATTGATGATGGTGGCGGCAGCGCTGGCCGGGGCGCTGATGCTGCTCGGGCCGGCGCTGATGAAGAACAGGCTGGGCGTCGACGAGGTCGTGACCACGCTGCTGATCAACTTCATCGTGCTGCTGGCGGTGTCGGCGCTGCTCGACGGACCGATGAAGGACCCGACCGCGATGGGCTGGCCGCAGAGTGTGTCGCTGCAATCCGATCTGGAGTTGAACAAGCTGATCGCCCAGACCCGCGTGCACACCGGGCTGCTCTGGGCCGTGTCGCTCGCGGTCATCGTGTGGGCGATCTTCAAGCACACGGTGTTGGGCTTCGACATCCGCGCGGTCGGCGCCAACGCGCGCGCCGCCGCCTTCGCCGGCGTGCCGGTGACGCGCACGGTGGTCATGGTCGCGCTGCTCTCGGGCGCGCTGGCCGGGCTGGCCGGCGCGATCGAAGTGGCCGGGCGCACCAGCTACGTCACGCTCGACATGTCGCCGGGCTACGGCTACACCGGCATCGTCATCGCGATGCTGGCCGGGCTGCATCCGCTGGGCGTGATCGCGGCCGGTGTGTTCGTGGCCGGCGTGCTGGTCGGCGCCGACACCATGAGCCGCGCGGTGGGCGTGCCGACCTACATCGCGGACGTGATCGTCGCGGCCTCGCTGATCGCGGTGCTGGTGGCGACGCTGCTGACGCAATACCGCGTCCGGCGCACATGA